One genomic segment of Tursiops truncatus isolate mTurTru1 chromosome 4, mTurTru1.mat.Y, whole genome shotgun sequence includes these proteins:
- the SSR3 gene encoding translocon-associated protein subunit gamma isoform X1: MAPKGSSKQQSEEDLLLQDFSRNLSAKSSALFFGNAFIVSAIPIWLYWRIWHMDLIQSAVLYSVMTLVSTYLVAFAYKNVKFVLKHKVAQKREDAVSKEVTRKLSEADNRKMSRKEKDERILWKKNEVADYEATTFSIFYNNTLFLVLVIVASFFILKNFNPTVNYILSISASSGLIALLSTGSK, from the exons ATGGCTCCCAAAGGCAGCTCCAAGCAGCAGTCTGAGGAGGACCTGCTCCTGCAGGATTTCAGCCGCAACCTCTCGGCCAAGTCCTCGGCGCTCTTCTTCGGGAACGCCTTCATCGTGTCCGCCATCCCCATTT GGCTATACTGGCGAATATGGCATATGGATCTTATTCAGTCTGCTGTTCTGTATAGTGTGATGACCCTAGTAAGCACATATTTGGTAGCCTTTGCAtacaaaaatgtgaaatttgTTCTCAAGCACAA agTAGCACAGAAGAGGGAGGATGCTGTTTCCAAAGAAGTGACTCGAAAACTTTCTGAAGCTGATAACAGAAAGATGTCTCGgaaggaaaaagatgaaag AATCTTGtggaagaagaatgaagttgCTGATTATGAAGCTACAACATTTTCCATCTTCTATAATAACACCCTATTTCTGGTCTTGGTCATTGTTGCTTCCTTCTTTATACTGAAGAACTTCAACCCCACAGT GAACTACATTTTGTCCATAAGTGCTTCGTCGGGCCTCATCGCCCTCCTGTCTACTGGCTCCAAGTAG
- the SSR3 gene encoding translocon-associated protein subunit gamma isoform X2 produces MDLIQSAVLYSVMTLVSTYLVAFAYKNVKFVLKHKVAQKREDAVSKEVTRKLSEADNRKMSRKEKDERILWKKNEVADYEATTFSIFYNNTLFLVLVIVASFFILKNFNPTVNYILSISASSGLIALLSTGSK; encoded by the exons ATGGATCTTATTCAGTCTGCTGTTCTGTATAGTGTGATGACCCTAGTAAGCACATATTTGGTAGCCTTTGCAtacaaaaatgtgaaatttgTTCTCAAGCACAA agTAGCACAGAAGAGGGAGGATGCTGTTTCCAAAGAAGTGACTCGAAAACTTTCTGAAGCTGATAACAGAAAGATGTCTCGgaaggaaaaagatgaaag AATCTTGtggaagaagaatgaagttgCTGATTATGAAGCTACAACATTTTCCATCTTCTATAATAACACCCTATTTCTGGTCTTGGTCATTGTTGCTTCCTTCTTTATACTGAAGAACTTCAACCCCACAGT GAACTACATTTTGTCCATAAGTGCTTCGTCGGGCCTCATCGCCCTCCTGTCTACTGGCTCCAAGTAG